The Listeria monocytogenes genome window below encodes:
- a CDS encoding NUDIX hydrolase has product MSNYIKWIREKVGQDKIILNFVSGGLRDKQGRILLQKRNDKKVWGFPGGAIELGQSFEEAVIREYLEETGLLVKVKSLVGIYSNYEDSYPNGDKVQPISVFFELCYVSGELSVQDEETMELQFFEEAEIPQLVNKQHEDFLADWKGFNGQVFIR; this is encoded by the coding sequence ATGAGCAACTATATTAAATGGATCAGAGAAAAGGTGGGGCAAGATAAAATTATTTTAAATTTTGTAAGCGGTGGTCTCAGGGATAAGCAAGGAAGGATACTTCTACAAAAAAGAAACGATAAAAAGGTTTGGGGATTTCCTGGTGGAGCCATTGAATTAGGACAATCTTTTGAAGAAGCAGTTATTAGAGAGTATCTAGAAGAAACAGGCCTTCTTGTTAAAGTGAAATCATTAGTTGGTATCTATTCTAATTATGAAGATAGTTATCCAAATGGGGACAAAGTTCAGCCGATTTCAGTGTTTTTTGAACTGTGCTATGTAAGTGGAGAGTTATCTGTTCAGGATGAGGAAACAATGGAGTTGCAATTTTTTGAAGAGGCTGAGATACCTCAATTAGTTAATAAGCAACATGAGGATTTCCTTGCAGATTGGAAGGGATTTAATGGACAAGTATTCATACGATAA
- a CDS encoding TetR/AcrR family transcriptional regulator — protein sequence MDENRQAMLSKKWIIEALLDLLKTKPYASITITDITKKAGVARLTFYRNFDNKEEILLMRSNYLFQEYFNEIQKSEGTIDINNALLQCFTYWKRDAEVMELLIKNNLIYLLDQPFYSFLEKIMEEVPAINGLNEIQKTFILGGVTRTMLQWISTKSTDSPMQVTASILKLLDLEHLTN from the coding sequence ATGGATGAAAATAGACAGGCTATGTTGAGTAAGAAATGGATTATAGAAGCTTTACTAGATCTTTTAAAAACAAAACCATATGCGTCAATTACAATTACAGATATTACTAAAAAAGCAGGAGTTGCCCGCTTAACTTTCTATCGGAATTTTGATAATAAAGAAGAAATTTTACTTATGAGATCTAATTATTTGTTTCAAGAATATTTTAATGAAATACAGAAATCAGAAGGAACGATTGATATAAACAATGCTTTGCTACAATGTTTTACCTACTGGAAACGTGATGCAGAGGTAATGGAACTACTTATCAAAAATAATCTCATTTATTTACTGGATCAGCCATTCTATTCTTTTTTAGAAAAAATAATGGAAGAAGTTCCAGCAATAAATGGATTAAATGAGATACAAAAAACCTTTATTTTAGGGGGAGTAACAAGAACAATGCTTCAGTGGATTTCAACTAAAAGCACCGATTCACCTATGCAAGTGACAGCATCTATTTTGAAGTTACTTGACTTAGAGCATTTAACAAATTAA
- a CDS encoding NAD(P)H-dependent oxidoreductase, giving the protein MKRICIIFDHPYTGDACFNEPHNRSFSAALLLRAKQTYEKAGYIVDIIDLHKDGFDPVMHKEDLIAWRKKEVNHPLIKNYQERIMIAEELLFIFPIWWEAMPAMMKGFFDKVIAKGIIYEEVNGKKLFKNNLVNLKKVKMVTVMATPHWIYKFMFGNPITKIAFRGTFRKMGFHKLKWLNYSAVHKLSVSDREKLLNTFSHKIEK; this is encoded by the coding sequence ATGAAAAGAATTTGTATCATTTTTGACCACCCTTATACTGGTGACGCATGCTTTAATGAACCGCATAACCGAAGTTTCTCTGCAGCATTGTTACTTCGCGCGAAACAAACATACGAAAAAGCTGGTTATATAGTGGATATTATTGATCTTCATAAGGACGGATTTGATCCAGTAATGCATAAAGAGGACTTAATAGCTTGGCGCAAAAAAGAAGTAAATCACCCTTTAATTAAGAATTATCAAGAACGAATAATGATTGCCGAAGAACTCCTTTTTATTTTCCCAATTTGGTGGGAAGCAATGCCTGCAATGATGAAAGGCTTTTTTGATAAAGTAATTGCCAAAGGAATTATTTACGAAGAAGTAAACGGAAAAAAACTATTCAAAAATAATTTAGTTAATTTAAAAAAAGTAAAAATGGTGACAGTGATGGCAACTCCTCACTGGATTTATAAATTTATGTTTGGTAATCCAATTACTAAAATTGCCTTTAGAGGGACTTTTAGAAAAATGGGCTTTCACAAATTGAAATGGCTTAATTATTCCGCAGTGCACAAGTTGAGTGTGAGCGATAGAGAAAAATTACTAAATACTTTTAGTCATAAAATAGAAAAATAA
- the pta gene encoding phosphate acetyltransferase has translation MSDLFTTIKGQVTGKNVRIVLPEGTDERIVGAAARLQKENIVKPILLGNKAEIEAKAKEIGVSVEGIAIHEPATDPLFDELVAAFVERRKGKATEEAARKMLVDPNYFGTMLVYTGKAEGLVSGAAHSTGDTVRPALQIIKTKPGVSKVAGAMIMVRGEERYLFSDVAINIAPVAADLAENAIVSAETAEIFGIDPRVAMLSFSTKGSAKSDETEKVVEATALAKEKAPELTLDGEFQFDAAFVPTVAEKKAPGSVIKGDANVFIFPSLEAGNIGYKIAQRLGNFEAVGPILQGLNAPVNDLSRGCNTDDVYNLTLITAAQAVNK, from the coding sequence ATGAGTGATTTATTTACTACAATCAAAGGACAAGTTACTGGGAAAAACGTGCGCATCGTACTACCTGAAGGAACAGATGAACGTATTGTTGGAGCAGCTGCACGTCTGCAAAAAGAAAATATCGTAAAACCAATTTTGCTTGGAAACAAAGCTGAAATTGAAGCGAAAGCAAAAGAAATTGGTGTTTCTGTTGAAGGAATCGCTATTCATGAACCTGCGACCGATCCACTTTTTGATGAATTAGTGGCTGCATTTGTAGAACGTCGTAAAGGTAAAGCAACGGAAGAAGCTGCACGTAAAATGCTCGTTGATCCAAACTATTTTGGAACAATGCTTGTATACACAGGAAAAGCAGAAGGTCTTGTAAGTGGTGCGGCTCACTCTACTGGTGACACTGTTCGTCCAGCACTACAAATTATTAAAACCAAACCAGGCGTAAGTAAAGTTGCCGGCGCGATGATTATGGTTCGCGGTGAAGAACGCTACTTATTCAGTGATGTAGCTATCAATATTGCACCAGTTGCAGCTGACTTAGCGGAAAATGCGATTGTAAGTGCGGAAACTGCAGAAATCTTCGGTATTGACCCACGTGTTGCAATGCTAAGCTTCTCTACAAAAGGTTCTGCAAAATCTGATGAAACAGAAAAAGTTGTAGAAGCAACAGCTCTAGCAAAAGAAAAAGCGCCTGAACTAACTTTAGATGGTGAATTCCAATTTGACGCGGCATTTGTTCCAACCGTTGCGGAGAAAAAAGCGCCAGGTTCTGTTATCAAAGGGGACGCAAATGTATTTATCTTCCCAAGCCTAGAAGCAGGAAACATTGGCTACAAAATTGCCCAACGTTTAGGTAACTTTGAAGCAGTTGGACCAATCTTACAAGGTTTAAATGCGCCAGTTAATGATTTATCTCGTGGTTGTAACACAGATGATGTTTATAACTTAACGTTAATTACAGCAGCACAAGCAGTGAATAAATAA
- a CDS encoding FeoA family protein, which yields MQLNETAVGEKVRISELKIENTMLKRRLLALGCDEGCDICIKQKGLFGGPCTFETNGQYISIRQCDACAIMVERR from the coding sequence ATGCAATTAAATGAAACTGCTGTCGGTGAAAAAGTTCGCATCTCAGAATTAAAAATTGAGAACACCATGCTTAAACGTCGCTTACTTGCACTTGGTTGCGATGAAGGCTGTGATATTTGTATCAAACAAAAAGGACTATTTGGTGGTCCCTGTACGTTTGAGACAAATGGGCAATATATCAGCATTAGACAATGCGATGCTTGCGCCATTATGGTGGAACGCAGATGA
- the feoB gene encoding ferrous iron transport protein B, translating to MSQNTYCLLGNPNTGKTSLFNALTGSYEYVGNWSGVTVEKKIGTLRSKTGKLIDLPGIYDLNPISRDETVVTRFLLEEKFDCMLNIVDSSQIERNLNLTIQLLEFGAPVVMGLNMIDVAAGRGIHLNIQNLAKQLRIPILPVVARSGKGTDDILSTLSEKHVAPAIPLVLPYGEPAENAITEIQTVIKDIIPAKQSRWLAVQFLSKNEVTEEFLATFPALEQLKHIRTELEIALDGKLENHFHQVRVNYIHDICLTSVEYTRHSDIPLSDKLDKIFTHKFFGIPIFLGIMWLIFQITFTWVGAPLSDLLDGFIGGSLTDSVTSFLTTIGASGFITDLITDGIIAGVGGVLVFVPQILVIFFFISVLEDSGYMARIAVVMDRVMEIFGLNGKAFIPMIIGFGCNVPGIMAARSIEESKERTLTILVSPFMSCSARLPVYALFVGVFFENHQALVVLSLYVIGILMALIVTKILSKTLLKKDNSVFVVELPPYRLPSLKTLWRSTWEKGKGFLRKAGTFIFAGSVIIWLLNYAGPSGLDVPMGESFLAIIGGILAPLLVPLGFGTWQAGATLIPGFLAKEVVVSTMAIIYAVGESSLGSIVSTFYTPLSAYCFMLFILLYIPCLATVAAIRKETSSWKWTAFAVAYPLVTAYVLVFLVYQIGSLFV from the coding sequence ATGAGTCAAAATACATATTGCTTACTCGGAAATCCAAATACGGGGAAAACTTCCCTATTTAATGCATTAACAGGCTCTTATGAATATGTAGGAAACTGGAGCGGAGTCACCGTTGAAAAGAAAATCGGTACTTTGCGCTCGAAAACAGGAAAATTAATTGATTTGCCTGGTATTTATGACTTAAATCCGATTTCTCGTGATGAAACAGTTGTCACTAGATTTTTATTGGAAGAGAAATTCGATTGTATGTTAAATATTGTCGACTCTTCGCAAATTGAACGAAATTTAAATTTAACCATTCAGCTACTTGAGTTTGGTGCACCTGTTGTGATGGGACTGAATATGATTGATGTAGCTGCTGGTCGCGGTATCCATCTAAACATCCAGAATCTCGCCAAACAATTGCGCATTCCGATTTTACCAGTAGTTGCTCGTTCTGGAAAAGGTACAGACGATATTTTATCCACTTTGTCAGAAAAACACGTAGCTCCTGCGATTCCACTTGTTTTACCATACGGAGAACCCGCAGAAAACGCAATTACTGAAATCCAAACTGTCATAAAAGACATAATACCTGCAAAGCAATCTCGCTGGCTTGCTGTTCAATTTCTTTCTAAAAATGAAGTCACAGAAGAGTTTTTAGCGACATTCCCTGCTTTGGAGCAATTAAAGCATATCCGAACAGAGCTAGAAATTGCACTTGATGGAAAACTGGAAAATCATTTTCACCAAGTTCGCGTGAATTACATTCATGATATTTGTTTAACTTCGGTTGAATATACGCGTCATTCAGATATTCCACTATCCGACAAACTCGATAAAATTTTCACACATAAGTTTTTCGGCATTCCAATATTCCTTGGTATTATGTGGTTGATTTTCCAAATAACCTTTACTTGGGTTGGCGCACCGCTATCCGATCTACTCGATGGTTTTATCGGTGGATCGCTGACGGACTCGGTGACATCCTTCTTAACAACCATTGGGGCATCTGGATTTATCACTGATTTAATCACAGATGGTATCATTGCAGGTGTCGGAGGAGTACTTGTTTTTGTCCCACAAATCTTGGTTATTTTCTTCTTCATTTCTGTCTTAGAAGATTCGGGATATATGGCCAGAATAGCAGTCGTTATGGACCGGGTAATGGAAATTTTCGGCTTAAATGGGAAAGCTTTTATTCCGATGATTATTGGCTTTGGTTGTAATGTCCCTGGAATTATGGCGGCGCGCTCCATTGAAGAATCCAAAGAGCGGACACTAACGATTCTCGTTTCACCATTTATGTCTTGTTCCGCGCGACTTCCTGTTTATGCTCTTTTTGTGGGCGTATTTTTCGAGAATCATCAAGCGCTTGTCGTCCTTTCTCTTTACGTTATCGGTATTTTAATGGCACTCATTGTCACTAAAATCCTTTCCAAAACATTACTTAAAAAAGATAATTCCGTATTCGTCGTTGAGCTACCACCGTATCGTTTACCTTCACTTAAAACGTTATGGCGCAGCACCTGGGAAAAAGGAAAAGGATTCTTGCGTAAAGCAGGAACATTCATTTTTGCAGGTTCGGTTATCATTTGGTTGCTAAATTACGCTGGACCATCCGGACTTGATGTTCCAATGGGCGAAAGTTTCTTAGCAATCATCGGCGGCATATTAGCGCCATTACTCGTCCCTTTAGGATTTGGTACTTGGCAAGCTGGTGCCACTCTTATTCCTGGCTTTTTAGCAAAAGAAGTGGTCGTTTCTACAATGGCGATTATTTATGCAGTGGGAGAAAGTTCGCTCGGCAGCATCGTTAGCACCTTCTATACGCCACTTTCGGCTTACTGTTTTATGTTATTCATCTTGCTTTATATTCCATGTTTAGCAACTGTTGCAGCGATTCGAAAAGAAACTAGTTCGTGGAAATGGACCGCATTTGCTGTCGCTTATCCACTTGTTACAGCTTACGTATTAGTATTTCTCGTGTATCAAATTGGTAGTCTATTCGTTTAA
- a CDS encoding FeoB-associated Cys-rich membrane protein: protein MFFVSIIVNLLLGGAIFGYTIYAMIKFVKRSKQGKCGGCELEKACNCESDEHTNLDHIFK from the coding sequence ATGTTTTTCGTGAGTATAATTGTTAATTTATTACTTGGCGGTGCAATTTTCGGCTACACTATTTACGCGATGATTAAATTTGTCAAACGCAGTAAACAAGGAAAATGCGGTGGCTGTGAACTTGAAAAAGCCTGCAATTGCGAGTCAGACGAGCATACAAATTTGGATCATATATTTAAGTAG
- a CDS encoding metallophosphoesterase translates to MSLKMKWIIAVILIVLLLVVGWFLGTRLTVKKYEVSSAKIDQEIKIVQLSDLHFSEFGNKNEKLVDKVVALQPDVITITGDLFDRQGDSVPKELIEKLTKIAPVYFSPGNHEYDVKGAYENDYKPFLEKMGVVNLEDKTATIDVKGQKFQMSGLRSSAKLDYDYPYYKEGLAEIKSQQDSAYYQVLLSHMPDYFELYVENDFDLTLSGHTHGGIVRIPYTNIGAIAPGPQRVILPDYVYGKHTKDGKTMIISAGLGAGSFHQKAFPRLGNPYEIVEVTIKPETK, encoded by the coding sequence ATGTCTTTAAAAATGAAATGGATTATAGCAGTTATTCTTATCGTCCTACTTTTAGTTGTGGGGTGGTTTCTTGGGACTCGGTTGACGGTAAAAAAATACGAAGTGAGTTCTGCTAAAATTGACCAAGAGATTAAAATCGTGCAATTATCGGATTTGCATTTTAGTGAATTTGGGAATAAAAACGAAAAATTAGTAGATAAAGTGGTTGCGCTACAACCAGATGTGATTACGATTACGGGGGATTTATTTGATAGGCAAGGCGATAGTGTTCCTAAAGAACTTATTGAAAAATTAACGAAGATTGCGCCAGTTTATTTTTCGCCGGGAAATCATGAATATGATGTGAAAGGTGCATATGAGAACGACTACAAGCCTTTTTTAGAAAAAATGGGTGTAGTTAACTTGGAAGATAAAACGGCTACGATCGATGTTAAGGGGCAGAAATTTCAAATGTCTGGGTTGCGGAGTAGTGCGAAATTAGATTATGACTATCCTTATTATAAGGAAGGTTTAGCGGAAATAAAAAGCCAGCAAGATTCAGCGTATTATCAAGTTCTTTTATCCCATATGCCGGATTATTTTGAGCTTTATGTGGAAAATGACTTTGATTTGACGTTAAGTGGTCATACACATGGCGGGATTGTGCGTATTCCGTATACGAATATCGGGGCGATTGCTCCTGGACCGCAGCGAGTTATTTTGCCAGATTATGTTTATGGGAAGCATACGAAAGATGGAAAGACGATGATTATTTCTGCAGGACTTGGCGCTGGTAGTTTTCATCAAAAAGCATTTCCGAGGTTAGGAAATCCATATGAAATTGTGGAGGTTACGATAAAACCGGAGACGAAGTAG
- a CDS encoding DeoR/GlpR family DNA-binding transcription regulator, translating to MNQKERIVEELKLLEKQKTISQEELMRIFSISKDTARRDILKLVENGLAERYPGGVSQPILKPQIESYTSRLVKQSAQKQKIARAAGETIKDHMTIYLDVSTTVHFLASELKQNDLVVVTNSMDNAIAASQNEANKVYLLGGFFNFHSRVLSGEPVLAQLKQFNFDLAFIGGAGVTEEGIFYSELTDVYMKQEIIRNSEKVFLLIDNTKVNKKTSSKIDFSGIDTVLTDQPLPKDLMQHLISKEVEVISLRGL from the coding sequence ATGAACCAAAAAGAACGAATAGTGGAAGAACTGAAGCTGTTAGAGAAACAAAAAACGATTTCTCAAGAAGAGCTCATGCGAATTTTTTCCATTTCCAAAGATACAGCAAGACGTGATATTTTAAAATTAGTGGAAAACGGACTCGCGGAACGTTATCCAGGTGGCGTGTCACAACCGATTTTAAAACCGCAAATAGAAAGTTATACTAGTAGATTAGTGAAACAGAGCGCACAGAAACAAAAAATTGCTCGTGCAGCCGGGGAAACGATAAAAGATCATATGACAATCTATTTAGATGTTTCTACCACTGTTCATTTTTTAGCATCAGAACTTAAGCAAAATGATTTAGTAGTAGTAACAAATTCGATGGATAACGCCATAGCTGCATCTCAGAATGAAGCTAATAAAGTATACTTACTCGGTGGTTTTTTTAACTTCCATTCGCGTGTATTATCAGGTGAGCCTGTTTTAGCTCAACTCAAACAATTCAACTTTGATTTGGCTTTTATTGGTGGAGCTGGGGTGACAGAAGAAGGTATCTTTTATTCAGAACTTACAGATGTTTACATGAAACAAGAGATTATCAGAAATTCCGAAAAAGTATTCTTACTAATTGATAATACAAAAGTGAATAAAAAGACATCCTCCAAAATTGATTTTTCTGGAATTGATACCGTATTAACAGATCAACCTTTGCCAAAAGATTTAATGCAACACCTTATTTCTAAAGAAGTAGAAGTTATCTCTTTGAGAGGATTGTGA
- the nagA gene encoding N-acetylglucosamine-6-phosphate deacetylase codes for MAVIKNVQIYKENELINATVITEGNLIKEVCSITPEKYSEETTFDGNGRLLIPGMIDVHIHGANNYDMMDGSTESIQAVSMACAETGCTSFLVTSVSSSLEDLIQMIRQTKKVIGKEKGAKIAGIHLEGPYLNIEKKGMQNPAYLRHPNLKEMKKIFDEADGLIKMVTIAPELPGGIELIDFLKKRGVVVAIAHSNATYEEAQDAFEKGASHITHCFNAMPPIHHRAPGLVAAALENDSISVQAIVDGVHLHPGIVRLIHKIKGPDKMVLTTDALQAMGVGDGEYIFGGHQVTVKEGIARLKDGTLASSTVTMNKSLKLSNEFGIHLQDAIQMAASTPAAILGMNNFGRIEKGYVADLVLLDKNFEVLTTWIDGEIY; via the coding sequence ATGGCCGTTATCAAAAACGTGCAAATTTACAAAGAAAATGAATTAATCAATGCAACAGTTATTACAGAAGGAAATTTGATAAAAGAAGTTTGTTCGATTACTCCCGAAAAATATTCAGAAGAGACAACTTTCGATGGAAATGGACGATTGCTAATACCCGGAATGATTGACGTTCATATCCACGGAGCAAATAACTACGATATGATGGATGGCTCAACAGAAAGTATCCAAGCTGTTTCGATGGCTTGTGCGGAAACAGGATGTACAAGTTTTCTAGTAACATCGGTTAGTTCGTCTTTGGAAGACTTGATTCAAATGATTAGACAAACCAAAAAAGTGATAGGAAAAGAGAAAGGCGCCAAAATTGCAGGAATTCATTTAGAAGGCCCCTACCTCAATATAGAAAAAAAAGGAATGCAAAATCCAGCCTATTTAAGACACCCGAATTTAAAAGAAATGAAAAAGATTTTCGATGAAGCAGATGGTCTGATAAAAATGGTCACGATTGCTCCAGAATTGCCTGGGGGTATCGAACTCATTGACTTCTTAAAAAAAAGAGGCGTTGTGGTTGCTATTGCACATTCCAACGCAACTTATGAAGAAGCGCAAGACGCTTTTGAAAAAGGTGCATCTCATATAACACATTGCTTTAATGCTATGCCGCCAATCCACCACAGGGCGCCAGGGCTTGTTGCAGCAGCTTTAGAAAATGATTCGATAAGCGTCCAAGCCATCGTAGACGGGGTTCACCTTCATCCTGGAATCGTGCGTCTCATTCATAAAATTAAAGGACCAGATAAAATGGTTCTCACAACTGATGCCCTTCAAGCTATGGGAGTTGGCGACGGGGAGTATATTTTTGGCGGTCATCAAGTAACGGTTAAGGAAGGCATTGCACGCTTAAAAGACGGAACATTAGCTTCAAGTACCGTGACGATGAATAAATCTTTAAAGTTAAGTAATGAATTTGGTATTCACTTACAAGATGCTATTCAAATGGCAGCAAGTACACCCGCAGCCATTTTAGGAATGAACAATTTTGGCAGAATTGAAAAAGGGTATGTCGCTGATTTAGTTTTACTTGATAAAAATTTTGAAGTTCTAACTACATGGATTGATGGTGAAATATATTAA
- the manA gene encoding mannose-6-phosphate isomerase, class I produces the protein MTEALFLNPVFQDRIWGGTKLHDYFGYDIPSDTTGEDWAISAHPNGPSVIKNGEYKGKTLAELWQENPALFGNPKEAVFPLLTKILDANTDLSVQVHPNDEYAKVHENGELGKTECWYIIDCAPGAELIYGHKAASKEEFATWAKNGEWDKLLRKVAIKPGEFYYVPSGTIHALGTGTLVLETQQSSDTTYRVYDYDRKDAEGNLRELHLDKAIDVTTAPHVDAKLDIKTETRGGLTETTFVSNDFFSVYKWEVDGAAEFAAKAPYTLVSVLDGEAVLTIDGIKQAIKKGDHFVLPNDVKSWKIDGKMTAIVSNPPVK, from the coding sequence ATGACAGAAGCATTATTTTTAAACCCTGTTTTTCAAGACCGAATTTGGGGTGGAACGAAATTACATGATTATTTTGGTTACGATATTCCGTCTGATACTACTGGAGAAGATTGGGCGATTTCCGCTCATCCGAACGGTCCTTCCGTAATCAAAAATGGCGAATATAAAGGCAAAACATTAGCTGAATTATGGCAAGAAAATCCGGCGCTTTTTGGTAATCCGAAAGAGGCAGTTTTCCCGTTATTAACGAAAATTTTGGATGCGAATACAGACCTTTCTGTACAAGTCCATCCAAATGACGAATATGCAAAAGTGCATGAAAACGGCGAACTGGGCAAAACGGAATGCTGGTATATTATTGACTGTGCTCCTGGTGCGGAATTAATATACGGTCATAAAGCAGCCAGCAAAGAAGAATTTGCTACTTGGGCAAAAAATGGCGAATGGGATAAATTGCTTCGTAAAGTGGCGATTAAACCAGGAGAGTTTTATTATGTTCCAAGTGGTACAATTCATGCGTTAGGTACAGGAACGTTAGTGCTTGAAACACAACAAAGCTCTGATACTACTTATCGCGTATATGACTATGACCGTAAAGATGCAGAAGGGAATTTGCGTGAACTCCATTTAGATAAAGCTATTGACGTTACGACTGCACCGCATGTGGATGCGAAGTTAGATATTAAAACAGAGACACGTGGCGGCTTGACCGAAACTACTTTTGTATCGAATGATTTCTTTAGCGTATACAAATGGGAAGTGGATGGAGCGGCTGAATTTGCGGCTAAAGCTCCTTATACATTAGTGAGTGTTCTGGACGGAGAAGCGGTACTTACGATTGATGGAATAAAACAAGCGATTAAAAAAGGTGATCATTTTGTATTGCCGAATGATGTGAAATCTTGGAAAATTGATGGGAAAATGACGGCGATTGTTTCGAATCCGCCGGTGAAATAA
- a CDS encoding NADPH-dependent oxidoreductase produces the protein MNDVLTLLRNHRSFRKYKKGVEIPEEKLDAIIRAAQAAPSWINGQHYSIIAIKDQERKNKMAELCGNQPYIAECSVFLCFVADFHRVKVASDMHNKSFQIAGEEDLLMVAATDIGLCMQNALTAAESLDYGTICIGGLRRNITATAEFLNLPEFVMPVVGLCIGVPDVEAPVKPRLPKEAVYFEEKYQTDVMPLLKAYDQEIIPFSEREGFVSYTERLAKFYDRPYYPNLTEQIKERGFLGGK, from the coding sequence ATGAATGACGTATTAACTTTGCTAAGAAATCATCGCTCTTTTCGTAAATATAAAAAAGGGGTCGAGATTCCGGAAGAAAAACTAGATGCGATTATCCGAGCAGCTCAAGCAGCCCCGTCATGGATTAATGGTCAACACTATTCGATTATTGCCATTAAAGACCAAGAACGTAAAAATAAAATGGCTGAGCTTTGCGGAAATCAACCTTACATAGCAGAATGTTCCGTTTTTCTTTGTTTTGTGGCAGACTTTCACCGCGTAAAAGTAGCGAGTGACATGCACAATAAAAGTTTCCAAATTGCTGGGGAAGAAGATTTGCTGATGGTTGCAGCAACAGATATCGGACTTTGTATGCAAAATGCTTTAACAGCTGCTGAGTCACTTGATTACGGGACTATTTGTATTGGCGGTTTGCGCAGAAATATTACGGCAACCGCAGAATTTCTAAATTTACCAGAATTCGTCATGCCAGTTGTCGGACTTTGCATTGGAGTTCCAGATGTCGAAGCGCCTGTTAAACCTCGTTTGCCGAAAGAAGCAGTTTATTTTGAAGAGAAGTACCAAACGGATGTCATGCCTTTACTAAAAGCATATGACCAAGAAATTATTCCATTTTCAGAACGAGAAGGCTTTGTTTCTTATACCGAACGGTTAGCAAAATTTTATGATAGACCTTATTATCCAAATTTAACCGAACAAATAAAAGAAAGAGGTTTTTTAGGCGGGAAATAA
- a CDS encoding helix-turn-helix domain-containing protein codes for MRQQQIDFKWLEETFLTANEAATYLGISKQALLSLAKRDVLPFTKKGNMVLFHRMDIELRRENQQSLREKYRPFET; via the coding sequence ATGCGCCAACAACAAATAGATTTTAAATGGCTGGAAGAAACCTTCCTAACTGCGAATGAAGCCGCGACTTACTTAGGCATATCTAAGCAAGCTCTCCTTTCCTTAGCCAAACGTGATGTACTACCCTTTACGAAAAAAGGAAATATGGTTCTTTTTCACCGAATGGACATTGAACTTCGACGAGAAAATCAACAAAGCTTACGTGAAAAATACCGTCCTTTTGAAACATAA
- the hemQ gene encoding hydrogen peroxide-dependent heme synthase: protein MNEAVKTLDGWFCLHDFRSIDWAAWRELNPSNQELMLNELSHFLSDMEITKNIGEGEHTIYSILGQKADLVFFTLRDSLEALNEVENRFNKLAIADYLLPTYSYISVVELSNYLASHMAGGEDPYQNKGVRARLYPALPPKKHICFYPMSKKRDGADNWYMLPMEERQQLIRDHGLIGRSYAGKVQQIIGGSIGFDDYEWGVTLFSDDALEFKRIVTEMRFDEASARYAEFGSFFIGNLLPSEDLSNLFTI from the coding sequence ATGAATGAAGCAGTAAAAACATTAGATGGTTGGTTTTGTCTACATGATTTTCGTTCGATTGACTGGGCTGCATGGCGTGAACTAAATCCAAGTAATCAGGAACTTATGTTAAATGAACTTAGCCACTTTTTAAGCGATATGGAAATTACTAAAAATATCGGTGAAGGCGAACATACCATTTATAGTATTCTTGGTCAAAAAGCAGATTTAGTATTCTTCACTTTACGTGATTCCCTAGAAGCGCTGAATGAAGTCGAAAATCGTTTTAATAAATTAGCGATTGCCGATTATTTATTACCGACTTATTCCTATATATCTGTAGTGGAATTAAGTAACTATCTTGCGTCTCACATGGCGGGCGGTGAAGACCCTTATCAAAACAAAGGTGTTCGTGCGAGACTCTATCCAGCACTCCCACCTAAAAAGCATATTTGTTTCTACCCAATGAGTAAAAAACGGGACGGCGCTGACAATTGGTATATGCTTCCAATGGAAGAACGTCAACAATTGATTCGCGACCATGGTTTAATTGGTAGAAGCTATGCTGGCAAAGTACAACAAATTATCGGTGGTTCCATTGGATTTGATGATTACGAATGGGGTGTCACTTTATTTTCCGATGATGCACTGGAGTTCAAACGAATCGTAACGGAAATGCGCTTTGATGAAGCAAGTGCTCGCTATGCCGAATTCGGTTCATTCTTTATTGGAAACCTGTTACCATCGGAAGACCTCTCCAACTTATTTACTATTTAA